A single window of Anopheles moucheti chromosome 2, idAnoMoucSN_F20_07, whole genome shotgun sequence DNA harbors:
- the LOC128309913 gene encoding ribosomal RNA processing protein 1 homolog yields the protein MVVKEDSIVTERTTSKYKMNDTSSADKSTIIAQEIKFARALAGNNPTLRRRVLKNLKTWLSTRSQSTFVFSDVDFLRLWKGLFYCMWMSDKPLVQEELAESLGSLVRCFDHDVPVAMQFFKAFLTTMGNEWFGIDRWRMDKFMMLVRRLTRQALFALHESGWQKDHVELFKETINTTILNRDVVSFGLMHHFNDLFLNELAKVTDGNISKETVKQIMEVFVQALLRTDDGTVSASIKKNIFHALMQQSDLGQDYEEKFEMWKSRNFVTGNIDNVEFVTEEDEDDEEEKQENAEDGQENEQREETAEIQAEEEEEGEEVEELEETNDDGGESTERVFDPRAGRVSVDIPQIEFDPQDFIELFETYRYKSFVNSKGKKRAIQLVKQFTKFAAGVYPIGVKRVPSINPKDFAVNIDEKVEELETFRTELLGDQRKSVTNFKKERKMKIKLERRQKEALKQAKRAKSGENNETVDGNDANESNVDTVAPTESEETTGKIKRKRIRQRKMDPAALRKQAKLDMLERKKAEKLKLLKERLKKKTKMAQFGESDDVPELVPIVEETTSSPVTVKEKKPVNEDKTSKKSKEKASTINKKQQESKNPTPNNSTPPFQTKDEWSEPLKEGEEEYFIPSRKMKQAAKGEKTATPVASKTNLKRTSTNGVDVDGVDDEPITPARKRVKIALSKNVAQDLVEHIKQVKSSPQLPFDSSKKPSKSLLKPNLIPSPINPFYKKKIGLQ from the exons ATGGTAGTCAAGGAGGACAGTATCGTCACGGAAAGGACCACTTCAAAATACAAGATGAATGATACCAGTTCTGCGGATAAATCGACCATCATAGCAcaggaaattaaatttgctCGGGCATTGGCCGGAAACAATCCTACATTGCGCCGGAGGGTGTTGAAAAATCTTAAGACATGGCTTTCCACGCGCAGCCAAAGCACGTTCG TTTTCAGCGATGTGGACTTTTTACGTCTTTGGAAAGGTTTGTTCTACTGTATGTGGATGTCGGACAAGCCGCTGGTGCAGGAAGAGCTTGCCGAATCGCTCGGTTCGCTTGTCCGCTGCTTTGATCACGATGTCCCGGTAGCGATGCAATTCTTCAAGGCTTTCCTCACTACGATGGGCAACGAATGGTTCGGTATCGATCGCTGGCGGATGGATAAATTCATGATG CTAGTCCGTCGGTTAACACGTCAAGCATTGTTTGCACTGCACGAAAGCGGCTGGCAGAAGGACCACGTTGAGTTGTTTAAAGAAACTATAAACACGACCATACTGAATCGGGATGTGGTCTCGTTCGGTTTGATGCACCATTTCAACGACCTGTTCCTGAATGAGTTGGCAAAGGTGACAGATGGGAATATATCGAAGGAAACGGTAAAGCAGATAATGGAAGTCTTCGTACAAGCGTTACTAAGAACGGACGATGGAACGGTCAGTGCTTCGATCAAGAAAAACATCTTCCACGCACTAATGCAGCAGTCCGATCTGGGTCAGGATTATGAGGAAAAGTTTGAGATGTGGAAAAGCAGAAACTTCGTCACGGGAAACATCGACAATGTAGAGTTTGTCACCGAGGAGGACGAAGATGATGAGGAGGAGAAGCAGGAGAACGCGGAAGACGGGCAGGAAAATGAACAGCGCGAAGAAACGGCCGAAATACaggcagaagaagaagaagaggggGAGGAGGTTGAAGAGCTAGAGGAAACAAACGACGATGGTGGCGAGAGTACGGAAAGGGTGTTTGATCCACGGGCCGGTCGCGTTAGCGTCGACATACCTCAGATTGAGTTTGACCCGCAGGATTTTATCGAATTGTTCGAAACGTACCGCTACAAATCGTTCGTCAATTCCAAGGGCAAGAAGCGAGCGATTCAGCTGGTGAAACAGTTTACCAAGTTTGCCGCTGGTGTGTACCCGATCGGTGTGAAGCGCGTGCCAAGCATCAACCCGAAAGATTTTGCCGTAAACATCGATGAGAAGGTGGAAGAATTGGAAACTTTTCGCACAGAGCTGCTTGGTGACCAACGGAAAAGTGTGACGAACTTTAAGAAGGAGCGAAAGATGAAGATAAAGTTAGAACGCCGGCAAAAGGAGGCTTTAAAGCAGGCAAAACGTGCGAAATCGGGGGAAAATAATGAGACAGTTGATGGCAATGATGCCAACGAATCGAACGTCGACACAGTTGCACCCACCGAATCGGAAGAAACAACTGGAAAGATCAAAAGGAAACGAATTCGGCAGCGCAAAATGGATCCAGCTGCGCTACGGAAACAGGCGAAACTTGATATGTTGGAGCGCAAGAAGGCAGAAAAGTTGAAGCTGCTGAAAGAAcgtttgaaaaagaaaactaagaTGGCACAGTTTGGTGAATCGGATGATGTCCCCGAACTGGTACCAATTGTGGAAGAAACCACATCGTCGCCGGTTACCGTAAAAGAGAAGAAGCCGGTTAACGAAGATAAAACATCCAAAAAGAGTAAAGAGAAAGCCTCTACGATTAACAAAAAGCAGCAGGAAAGCAAAAACCCTACCCCGAACAACAGTACCCCACCGTTCCAGACGAAGGACGAATGGTCAGAACCGTTGAAAGAAGGTGAGGAAGAATATTTCATTCCCTCGCGAAAGATGAAACAGGCCgcaaagggggaaaaaacagcgACGCCCGTTGCAAGCAAAACGAACCTCAAAAGGACATCAACCAATGGGGTTGATGTGGATGGTGTGGATGATGAGCCGATAACGCCGGCCAGAAAGCGGGTTAAGATTGCGCTGAGCAAAAATGTCGCCCAAGATCTGGTGGAACACATCAAGCAGGTGAAAAGTTCGCCTCAGCTACCGTTCGATTCCAGCAAAAAGCCCTCCAAAAGTCTACTGAAGCCTAACCTAATACCCAGCCCGATAAATCCGTTCTACAAGAAAAAGATTGGATTGCAGTAA
- the LOC128298548 gene encoding dolichol kinase, protein MNNFYKTRPGASPGWWLCCLLPVCYAATLWRPYQQDHQQHLPRDYKRTVLVTFGLLLQSLVIRGSLESRWNRGQAILLTLLVAAFNWGLFTVCLKENVVFASVSGLLPVVLYDKLYFTLLKTIPKSFSYGEAFIVAQGLIAFAFCTFLQLPPVILRTDASYTELQLIYAILQIGLLGILLLVCATYSFTWLRKTVPFWIALGITSSLVALCPIGKLPAVTHLVLFFVNDKQTMMTTGMYLALLALTVSFIVWHLNYGRRTTTATRKVFHFLIVLVYGPGLWYQCRLLYLASGLILAVLIVLEMARLIQLAPVANVLNVAVNLFVDEKDAGAVALTPLYLLVGCSLPLWLHPVPCDLTNSGGLQMLTLSAGVLSIGIGDTAASVVGYHLGRHKWHASTNKSVEGTVASVLLQALAIGALYHIGVIHLTVSRAAYAGVAVIVNALVESRTDQIDNLVLPLITYLILVSSS, encoded by the exons atgaataacTTCTACAAGACTCG ACCCGGTGCTAGTCCTGGATGGTGGCTATGCTGCCTGTTGCCTGTTTGCTATGCAGCAACTCTTTGGCGCCCTTATCAGCAGGATCATCAACAACACTTGCCACGAGATTACAAGCGCACGGTACTCGTAACCTTTGGACTGTTGTTGCAGTCACTAGTCATCCGCGGCAGCCTGGAATCCCGCTGGAACCGTGGACAAGCCATTCTGCTAACGCTTCTCGTTGCTGCCTTCAACTGGGGCCTGTTTACAGTGTGCCTGAAAGAAAATGTTGTATTCGCCAGTGTTAGTGGATTGCTTCCCGTTGTTCTATATGATAAGCTTTATTTTACTCTGCTTAAAACGATACCAAAGAGCTTCAGCTATGGGGAAGCGTTCATAGTAGCGCAAGGGTtgattgcttttgctttctgcACCTTCCTGCAGTTACCTCCAGTTATATTACGTACGGATGCATCGTACACAGAACTGCAGCTGATCTATGCTATACTTCAG ATCGGTTTGCTGGGAATACTGCTGCTCGTATGCGCAACGTACTCTTTTACGTGGCTTCGCAAAACAGTTCCATTCTGGATCGCTCTAGGCATCACAAGCAGTCTGGTAGCCTTATGCCCCATCGGTAAACTGCCCGCAGTTACACATTTAGTACTGTTCTTCGTGAATGACAAACAGACGATGATGACCACCGGAATGTACTTGGCACTACTGGCGCTAACCGTATCGTTTATTGTGTGGCATTTGAACTACGGGCGTCGCACGACAACAGCTACCCGTAAGGTGTTCCACTTTCTAATCGTTCTCGTGTACGGTCCGGGGCTGTGGTATCAGTGCCGGTTGCTGTACCTGGCCAGCGGTCTTATTCTTGCCGTGTTGATTGTACTAGAG ATGGCTCGCCTGATACAACTAGCTCCGGTAGCGAACGTTCTTAACGTGGCGGTAAATTTGTTCGTCGACGAAAAGGATGCGGGTGCGGTTGCTTTAACGCCATTATACCTGCTAGTCGGATGCTCTCTGCCACTCTGGTTGCACCCGGTACCGTGTGATTTAACCAACTCGGGCGGCCTACAGATGCTCACCCTTTCTGCCGGTGTGCTTTCAATTGGCATTGGTGACACAGCGGCAAGTGTGGTCGGATACCATTTGGGACGACATAAGTGGCATG CTTCCACGAACAAATCTGTCGAAGGAACGGTTGCGTCAGTTCTGCTACAAGCGTTGGCTATTGGTGCACTGTACCACATCGGTGTGATACATTTAACGGTGAGCAGGGCAGCTTATGCCGGCGTGGCAGTAATAGTGAACGCCCTCGTCGAATCGAGAACGGATCAGATCGACAACTTGGTGCTTCCGCTGATCACCTACCTGATACTCGTTAGTTCCTCCTGA